The Pochonia chlamydosporia 170 chromosome 1, whole genome shotgun sequence genome window below encodes:
- a CDS encoding cell cycle checkpoint protein RAD17 (similar to Pyrenophora tritici-repentis Pt-1C-BFP XP_001938194.1), protein MSGILSYVLGGDGKTKAIDLPPVEVHHVETNPDRRARSLKHLLKANHVNYSVVYSQNRFDNHNAHILSSAYILGATPNQLHDIYEEQVKELEAWTPSPAELIDNDWVDYLGDGDYQRAFVDFYEDKLAMEYAYDWKKVVEYFLFSSEKPLVHGLICGLGHPLIQLGYAYEMDSKEVAMEALTLASVQHNFLYKYSADASYTKPSPKGTNSVLDLLVQLSDDKRFNSLSKSVAYDDFETMVTDHEDLILEYWNAWEISDPVKDFESSQKAAVALFVTSVDPKSHNYHFFIVHVLTTSYALRVLLPVFPARYHISLVRQWWLLVVAVVILKGRPCPNLENMDKDLKGRDWKYVEDKALNSAFSNEAHYVKAIRAMRDMVALMAPPAKRRRQNPVEASDDEDEQPRANTLSNFLLSSPSSPSKVRVPTASPSPLKGKGAAARSAASLSPQKTRRGSSQKNGNGTSPNKSKDNGRLEEKGKTADLKALFSKQAQRSTKPGTGGEKRPSPIDDPISDPISEDDEISEFKASSSSLVGQHARKRLRNGGETGSSESSNTGLRFLKPPKPANPAGVDDDLRPWSERFGPRNLDELAVHKKKVSDVRRWLEDVMSGRMRQRVLVLKGAAGSGKTTTMRLLASDMGCELLEWKNPTTTSGTGFVSASAQFGEFLGRGGKFGTLDVEESSSSMVPTSSNGSGSSRAKRIILIEEFPNTFSRSSSALSSFKSAILQYLAAHTPTLAKFGKISQQKEQISPIVLVISETLLTTTSASADSLTAHRLLGPEILRHPGVGVIEFNAIAPSILAKALELVVLKEARKSGRRRTPGPQVLKKLGEIGDIRNAVSSLEFLCLKGDQDSDWGAKVVFTKLKKSAKDSISLTKGESESLELISQREASLGIFHAVGKVVYNKRDESAPPNDTVEKLPSFLSENARPKRSQVSVDALIDEIGTDTHTFISALHENYLPSCESTGPMDLSTPMDYVNDCIEYLSESDLLCPSRDVFFGGRGGFGRFSGADSSSHLLRQDEMTFQVAVRGLLFSLPNPVKRKTTTMAKGSDAFKMFYPTSLKLWRAKEEIEGIVDMWSSKILRGESQLPTKSLTDGASAFLRTQSSGESSSWMQRQQQARAAAAKPIEQKDETSEPSPLLSLGSAAQRELLLDRLPYMAHIARTRRTGIRLKDLEKVVSFSGVTAVAEEESEVDDDGASGEAWATDKPSEEASPRKKSAGIKAGAMSGMLAQKLVLSDDDIED, encoded by the exons ATGTCTGGAATCCTATCATATGTGCTTGGCGGTGATGGAAAGACCAAAGCCATCGATCTGCCTCCCGTCGAAGTCCACCATGTAGAAACAAACCCGGATCGCAGGGCTCGTTCACTCAAGCACCTACTCAAGGCCAACCACGTCAACTACTCCGTCGTCTATAGCCAAAATCGTTTTGACAATCATAATGCCCATATTCTAAGCTCTGCATATATACTCGGCGCTACCCCGAATCAGCTGCATGATATCTATGAGGAACAGGTCAAAGAATTGGAGGCTTGGACGCCGTCCCCTGCCGAGCTCATCGACAATGACTGGGTCGATTACCTCGGCGATGGGGACTATCAAAGGGCATTTGTTGACTTTTACGAAGATAAACTCGCCATGGAGTATGCCTATGACTGGAAGAAGGTCGTTGAATACTTCCTGTTCTCGTCCGAGAAGCCTTTGGTTCATGGACTGATCTGTGGCC TTGGTCATCCCCTTATTCAGCTTGGCTATGCATATGAAATGGATAGCAAAGAAGTCGCAATGGAAGCTCTGACTCTGGCCTCGGTTCAGCATAACTTTCTTTACAAGTACAGCGCAGATGCGTCTTATACCAAACCATCGCCCAAAGGCACCAACTCTGTACTAGATCTCCTGGTCCAGCTCTCCGACGATAAAAGATTCAACAGTCTCTCAAAATCCGTTGCCTACGACGATTTTGAGACCATGGTGACAGATCACGAGGATCTGATCTTGGAGTACTGGAACGCCTGGGAGATTTCCGACCCAGTGAAAGATTTTGAGTCATCACAGAAGGCTGCCGTCGCTCTATTTGTTACCTCTGTGGACCCCAAATCTCATAATTACCACTTTTTTATCGTACATGTTCTGACGACCAGCTACGCCTTGCGAGTCCTTTTGCCCGTCTTCCCGGCTCGGTATCACATTAGCCTGGTTAGGCAGTGGTGGCTTTTAGTCGTTGCGGTGGTTATACTGAAGGGACGACCGTGTCCAAACCTCGAAAATATGGACAAAGATCTGAAGGGCCGTGATTGGAAGTATGTGGAAGACAAAGCGTTAAATTCCGCTTTTTCGAATGAGGCACACTATGTCAAGG CTATTCGCGCGATGAGGGATATGG TCGCTTTGATGGCCCCGCCCGCGAAACGCCGCAGGCAGAACCCAGTTGAGGCGtcagacgacgaagacgagcaGCCGCGAGCCAACACGCTCTCTAATTTCCTCCTGTCTTCGCCGAGCTCTCCTTCCAAAGTCCGAGTCCCGacagcttctccaagccCTCTCAAGGGAAAGGGTGCCGCAGCTCGATCAGCTGCAAGTTTATCTCCCCAGAAGACAAGGCGAGGGAGCTCGCAGAAAaatggcaacggcaccaGCCCAAACAAGTCCAAAGACAACGGACGGCTCGAAGAAAAGGGCAAGACAGCTGATCTAAAGGCACTCTTCTCCAAACAAGCCCAACGATCTACCAAACCTGGAACCGGTGGCGAAAAGCGGCCGTCTCCTATCGATGATCCCATTAGCGATCCAATATccgaagatgacgagatATCAGAGTTCAAGGCCAGCTCTTCGAGCTTGGTTGGTCAACATGCTCGTAAGAGATTGAGAAATGGCGGCGAAACTGGGTCCAGCGAGTCGTCTAATACTGGTCTGAGATTCCTGAAGCCACCGAAACCTGCCAATCCAGCCGGTGTTGACGACGATTTACGACCATGGTCAGAACGATTCGGACCACGAAATCTGGACGAATTGGCAGtacacaagaagaaggtttCAGATGTCCGAAGGTGGTTAGAGGATGTCATGTCAGGTCGCATGCGACAACGGGTTTTAGTTCTCAAAGGAGCAGCGGGCTCCGGCaaaacaaccacaatgcGGCTCTTGGCGAGCGATATGGGCTGTGAGCTTCTCGAATGGAAAAATCCAACGACGACTTCAGGAACAGGATTTGTCTCAGCATCTGCACAGTTCGGGGAATTCcttggccgtggcggcaAGTTTGGAACTCTAGATGTGGAAGAATCGTCTTCGAGCATGGTCCCAACTAGCTCCAATGGTTCAGGTTCAAGCAGAGCGAAGCGAATAATTCTCATAGAAGAGTTCCCCAATACGTTTTCGAGGTCGTCATCAGCTCTGAGTTCTTTCAAGAGTGCGATTCTACAGTACCTAGCTGCGCATACACCGACACTGGCCAAATTTGGCAAGATTTCCCAGCAGAAGGAGCAGATTAGTCCTATTGTTTTAGTCATTTCCGAGACCCTGTTGACCACAACATCTGCATCGGCAGACAGTCTTACAGCCCATCGATTATTAGGGCCAGAAATTCTTCGTCATCCGGGTGTTGGCGTGATAGAATTTAACGCCATTGCGCCGTCAATTCTTGCTAAAGCTCTGGAGCTCGTCGTCCTCAAGGAGGCAAGAAAGTCCGGCCGCAGAAGGACTCCTGGGCCTCAAGTGCTTAAGAAGCTGGGTGAAATTGGGGACATTCGTAACGCCGTCTCCTCTCTGGAGTTTCTGTGCCTCAAAGGAGACCAAGATTCAGACTGGGGGGCCAAGGTCGTATTCACCAAGCTAAAGAAGAGTGCAAAAGACTCAATCAGCTTGACCAAGGGTGAATCAGAAAGTTTGGAATTAATATCGCAGCGCGAAGCAAGCCTCGGCATATTTCATGCCGTTGGTAAAGTGGTATATAACAAACGAGATGAATCTGCGCCGCCAAACGATACAGTCGAAAAGCTTCCGTCATTCTTATCAGAAAATGCTCGCCCCAAGAGGTCACAAGTATCCGTTGATGCTCTTATCGACGAAATCGGCACAGATACGCACACATTTATTTCTGCTTTGCATGAAAATTACCTTCCCTCATGCGAGAGCACTGGGCCAATGGACTTATCAACGCCCATGGATTACGTCAACGACTGTATAGAGTATCTTTCAGAAAGCGACCTCCTCTGCCCTTCTCGAGACGTATTCTTCGGTGGTAGAGGCGGTTTTGGTAGATTCAGCGGTGCAGATTCAAGCAGtcacctcctccgccaagaCGAAATGACATTCCAAGTTGCCGTCAGAGGCTTGCTCTTTTCATTGCCAAACCCAGTTAAGCGCAAGACAACTACAATGGCAAAAGGCAGCGACGCGTTCAAAATGTTCTACCCGACGAGTCTGAAACTATGGAGGGCCAAGGAGGAAATCGAAGGTATCGTCGACATGTGGTCATCAAAGATCCTCCGAGGCGAATCACAATTGCCTACAAAGAGCCTCACCGACGGTGCAAGCGCCTTTCTAAGAACCCAATCCTCCGGAGAGTCTTCTTCCTGGATGCAACGCCAACAACAGGCTCgtgcggcggcggcaaaaCCAATCGAACAGAAAGACGAGACCTCCGAACCATCGCCCCTACTGTCATTAGGCAGTGCAGCTCAGCGAGAACTGCTCCTTGATCGACTGCCGTACATGGCCCACATAGCACGAACCCGCAGGACAGGTATTCGACTAAAAGACCTCGAAAAAGTGGTGTCATTTAGTGGCGTAACTGCTGTGGCGGAGGAAGAGTCCGAGGTAGACGATGACGGAGCATCGGGCGAGGCTTGGGCCACGGACAAACCCTCTGAAGAAGCTAGTCCACGTAAGAAGAGCGCGGGAATCAAAGCTGGTGCCATGTCTGGGATGTTGGCACAGAAGTTGGTGCTCAGTGATGACGATATTGAAGATTAA
- a CDS encoding bifunctional purine biosynthesis protein ADE16 (similar to Aspergillus terreus NIH2624 XP_001214613.1), with amino-acid sequence MSGNQKIAILSVYDKTGLLDLAKGLIQQNVRILASGGTSRMIRDAGMPVEDVSAITKAPEMLGGRVKTLHPAVHGGILARNLDSDEKDLAEQGIAKVDYVVCNLYPFKDTVAKVNVSIPEAVEEIDIGGVTLIRAAAKNHGRVTILSDPQDYAGFLKELEQGEITEASRNRYALKAFEHTADYDTAISGFFRKEYAANGEQYMALRYGANPHQKPAAAYSVSEKLPFKVLCGSPGYINLLDSLNAWPLVKELKQALGKPAAASFKHVSPAGAAIGLPLTAEERKVYFVNDIEGIETSALAQAYARARGADRMSSFGDVIALSDVVDVPTASIISKEVSDGVIAPGYEDAALEILKKKKGGKYLVLQIDPDYNPGPTETRTVYGVTLQQHRNDVEISPKSFDTIVTPKDGAPLSEDAARDLTVATITLKYTQSNSVCYAFNGQVIGLGAGQQSRIHCTRLAGDKADNWWMRFHERVLNIKWKKGTKRPDKSNAIDLLVSGELPKSGAEREAFEGVFEEVPPAFTDDEREAWMKQLKNVCVSSDAFFPFIDNVFRASRSGVNYIAAPSGSQNDNAVFETAEKLGITFVQQNIRLFHH; translated from the exons ATGTCTGGAAATCAAAAGATTGCTATTCTCTCCGTCTACGACAAGACGGGGCTCTTGGATCTGGCCAAGGGCCTGATTCAGCAGAATGTCAGAATTCTTGCTTCCGGAGGCACCTCTCGCATGATCCGCGATGCTGGCATGCCTGTCGA GGATGTCAGTGCCATCACCAAGGCTCCCGAGATGCTGGGCGGCCGAGTCAAGACCCTCCACCCTGCTGTCCACGGCGGCATTCTTGCCCGCAACCTCGACTCCGACGAGAAGGATCTGGCTGAGCAGGGCATCGCCAAGGTCGACTATGTTGTCTGCAACCTTTACCCCTTCAAGGACACTGTTGCCAAGGTCAATGTCAGCATCCCCGAGGCCGTTGAGGAAattgacattggcggcgTGACTCTTATCCGcgctgccgccaagaacCACGGTCGTGTCACGATCCTCAGCGATCCCCAAGACTACGCCGGCTTCCTGAAGGAGCTTGAGCAGGGCGAAATCACCGAGGCGAGCCGAAACCGATATGCCCTCAAGGCCTTTGAACACACTGCCGATTACGATACCGCCATTTCAGGCTTCTTCCGCAAGGAGTACGCTGCCAACGGCGAGCAATACATGGCCCTTCGATATGGTGCCAACCCTCACCAGAAGCCCGCCGCTGCTTACAGCGTCTCCGAGAAACTCCCCTTCAAGGTTCTCTGCGGCTCTCCTGGGTACATCAACCTTCTCGACTCACTGAATGCCTGGCCGttggtcaaggagctcaagCAGGCCCTTGGCAAGCCAGCTGCCGCCAGTTTCAAGCACGTCTCCCCCGCCGGTGCCGCCATTGGTCTTCCCCTGACCGCTGAGGAACGCAAGGTGTACTTTGTCAACGATATCGAGGGTATTGAGACCTCTGCCCTTGCGCAAGCCTACGCCCGTGCCCGTGGTGCCGATCGCATGAGCAGCTTCGGTGATGTCATCGCTCTCAGCGACGTTGTCGACGTCCCCACCGCCAGCATCATCTCTAAGGAGGTCTCGGATGGAGTCATTGCTCCTGGCTATGAGGACGCCGCGCTCGAGAtcctgaagaagaagaagggtggcAAATACCTCGTTCTCCAGATCGACCCAGACTACAACCCTGGTCCCACTGAGACCCGAACTGTCTACGGCGTCACCCTCCAGCAGCACCGAAACGACGTCGAAATCTCCCCCAAGTCCTTCGACACCATCGTCACCCCCAAGGACGGTGCCCCTCTCTCCGAGGATGCCGCCCGCGACCTGACCGTTGCCACCATCACCCTCAAGTATACCCAGAGTAACTCTGTGTGCTACGCCTTTAATGGCCAGGTCATTGGCCTCGGTGCCGGCCAGCAGTCCCGCATTCACTGCACCCGTCTTGCTGGCGACAAGGCCGACAACTGGTGGATGCGCTTCCACGAGCGTgtcctcaacatcaagtgGAAGAAGGGCACAAAGCGACCCGACAAGAGCAACGCCATTGACCTGCTCGTCAGCGGCGAACTTCCCAAGTCCGGCGCCGAACGAGAAGCCTTCGAGGGTGTCTTTGAAGAAGTCCCTCCCGCGTTCACCGACGACGAGAGAGAAGCATGGatgaagcagctcaagaaTGTCTGCGTATCCAGCGACGCCTTT TTCCCCTTCATTGACAACGTCTTCCGCGCCTCCCGCTCAGGAGTCAACTATATCGCCGCCCCGAGCGGCAGCCAAAACGACAATGCCGTTTTCGAAACCGCCGAAAAGCTAGGCATCACCTTTGTCCAGCAGAACATTCGTCTCTTCCACCACTAA
- a CDS encoding COP9 signalosome complex subunit 4 (similar to Magnaporthe oryzae 70-15 XP_003718747.1), whose amino-acid sequence MAPNAKVVGALSQAESSSGEKGPVYEALLADIKNLSSPTSAIDDLNAIVDSFFGQALGVVSTRSVLGAFISTLTALKNEEMWIEVGTRTLSVLSSQPSSFFDAQATLCDLVATAHENNEDFLEAAKALAEIPLDSSQRKVTDEEKAKVWIRIVRNYLEVDDSTAAETYINKLKNIMHTVSDADLNLHFRLSQARIQDAKRDFLGASQRYHEISFSPAIAEEERLHTLGMAIKCAILAPAGPMRSRMLGRLYKDERAVQLDEFGILEKMFLDRLLSQAEVDKFAEGLQPHQLATTSDGSTVLAKAVVEHNLLGASRLFNNIQFEALGSLLGLDADKAEETTARMIEQGRLVGRMDQLDGIVWFEGGEASGEKGSGRAEVIAGKEMRRWDANVESLAEEVENVTNSLQKEFPDFVAANLVV is encoded by the exons ATGGCTCCCAACGCAAAAGTCGTCGGGGCCCTAAGCCAAGCCGAGTCTTCATCCGGCGAAAAAGGCCCCGTCTACGAAGCTCTCCTCGCCGACATCAAGAACCTCTCCTCGCCAACCAGCGCCATCGACGACCTCAATGCCATAGTCGACTCCTTCTTCGGCCAGGCTCTCGGCGTCGTTTCCACAAGATCAGTCCTTGGTGCCTTCATCTCAACTCTCACGGCCCTCAAGAACGAAGAAATGTGGATAGAAGTCGGCACCCGCACGCTCTCCGTCCTCTCCTCACAGCCATCCTCGTTTTTCGACGCCCAAGCTACATTGTGCGACCTCGTCGCCACCGCGCACGAAAACAATGAAGACTTCCTCGAAGCGGCCAAGGCACTTGCCGAAATCCCACTAGACAGCTCTCAGCGCAAAGTGACCGATGAAGAAAAGGCGAAAGTGTGGATTCGCATCGTGCGAAACTACCTCGAGGTAGACGACTCCACGGCCGCAGAGACGTACATCAACAAACTCAAGAATATAATGCACACTGTTTCAGACGCAGACCTGAATCTGCACTTTAGGCTGTCACAAGCCCGTATCCAGGACGCAAAGAGAGACTTCTTGGGTGCGTCCCAGCGCTACCACGAGATAAGCTTCTCGCCTGCcattgcggaggaggagcggcTGCACACGCTCGGCATGGCGATTAAGTGTGCTATTCTTGCGCCTGCTGGACCCATGAGAAGTCGTATGCTCGGACGGCTGTACAAGGACGAACGGGCCGTGCAGTTGGACGAGTTTGGAATCCTGGAAAAGATGTTCTTGGATAGGTTGTTATCGCAGGCGGAGGTTGATAAGTTTGCTGAGGGATTGCAGCCGCACCAGCTGGCTACGACGTCTGATGGGTCGACTGTTCTTGCCAaggctgttgttgagcaCAACTTGCTTGGGGCTTCGAGGCTGTTCAACAATATCCAGTTTGAGGCGCTGGGTTCCCTGCTGGGGTTGGATGCggacaaggctgaagaaACGACGGCTCGTATGATTGAACAAGGACGACTGGTCGGGCGGATGGACCAACTGGATGGTATTGTGTGGTTTGAAGGTGGGGAAGCATCGGGGGAGAAGGGCAGCGGAAGGGCAGAGGTTATTGCCGGCAAGGAGATGCGAAGATGGGATGCCAATGTGGAGAGTCTGGCGGAAGAAGTTGAGAATGTGACGAATTCGTTGCAGAAGGAATTCCCC GACTTTGTAGCGGCGAATCTGGTTGTGTGA
- a CDS encoding GDSL-like lipase/Acylhydrolase (similar to Metarhizium robertsii ARSEF 23 XP_007820293.2), protein MTSKTLSILCFGDSLTSGWHSFGMESHPYSIAFAARVQESLPDTKLEVHTSGVAGDVATFQRFQQRLEVECNKRNYDWVIILGGTNDLAYTIQPKAMYESFQSNWDVPLVKGSKVLALTIPESESRPAWILENRSEINSLILEHKERNFYSFDLHAKIPFHSLSEEDKDRYWDDGLHLTADGYDWMGNHIATGFLAALASAKRTAARQAAASGSSKGLTRTNDSTVFEEENGNPSRLSEGYVVVRKKDLW, encoded by the exons ATGACGTCCAAAACGCTGAGCATCCTCTGCTTTGGCGACTCCCTCACCTCCGGCTGGCACAGCTTCGGCATGGAGTCCCATCCATACTCCATCGCCTTCGCCGCCAGAGTCCAAGAATCCCTTCCAGACACCAAGCTCGAGGTGCACACGAGTGGAGTTGCAGGAGATGTTGCCACCTTCCAGAGATTTCAACAGAGGCTAGAAGTCGAAT GCAACAAGCGCAACTACGACTGGGTCATAATACTAGGAGGCACAAA CGACCTCGCTTACACTATACAACCCAAAGCCATGTACGAATCCTTCCAGTCAAACTGGGACGTACCTCTCGTCAAAGGCAGCAAAGTCCTTGCCTTGACCATTCCAGAGAGCGAGTCGAGGCCTGCGTGGATTTTAGAGAATAGATCTGAGATCAACTCATTGATACTGGAGCACAAGGAGCGTAACTT TTACTCATTTGACCTTCACGCCAAGATCCCCTTCCACTCTCTATcagaagaagacaaggacaGATACTGGGACGATGGACTTCATCTAACAGCCGACGGCTACGACTGGATGGGCAATCACATAGCAACTGGCTTCTTGGCTGCACTCGCATCAGCGAAAAGAACAGCTGCACGGCAGGCAGCAGCGTCTGGTTCCTCTAAGGGACTAACCAGGACAAACGATAGTACCGtgtttgaggaagaaaatgGTAATCCTAGCAGATTAAGTGAGGGATACGTCGTGGTTCGTAAGAAGGATTTATGGTAG